The genomic window AGGCACATCAACCGCAGATCGGTGCCCACATCGCGCAAGGCTTGTTGGAACGCGCCGTCCGGGCCGGCCTGGGCGCGACTCGTCCCCGCGCATGCGACCATCGCGGCGAACAGGAGCAGAAAGCTTGCTTTTTTCATGACAAGTCCCGTACCTTCCATGTGAACAAGGGAAATATGAAAAGATTCTCGCTGAAATGCACCCTGGATGTCCACACCTGCGCCATGCGCCTGATTGGGGCGAAGAACGGGGCCTGACCCGAGGTCTAGCTCAGCAGAGCCGCATGGCTTGTCCCGAGGGAGTTTACGGCGCGCTTTGTTGTTCGCTCCCTCTTCGGGCCTCGGCGTTTTGGGGTACACGGTCCGCGGTGCTGGCAGTTCTGCTGTTTGTCGCCGCCGTCTTCTCGGGGGGCTGCGCCCGGGTCACCGCCAACTTCCGTGAAGTCGACCCTGGCGCCTATTACCGGTCCGGGCAGATGGATGCCACGCTCCTGGACATCACGCTCCGGTGGTACGGGATCAAGACCGTCGTGAACCTGCGCGGAGAATCGCCTGACGAGGCCTGGTACCGCCGTGAGATCGCCGTCTGCGCGGAACGGGGCGTCGCTCATTACGACCTCGACTGGACTATGAAACGCCCGCCCGAGCCCGAATCCCTTCAGGCTTTCGTGGGTATCCTTGCGGAGGCGGAAGGACCTTTTCTCGTGCATTGCCAGGGCGGCACGCACCGCGCCGCCGTGGCCGCCGCCTGCTACCGCTTGTTGGAGGGCGAGTCCGTCGAGGAGGCGCGCGAAGAATTCGGCCTCTTCTTCGACGATGCGCCCATCGGGCAACTTCTCGGCCTGTACGAGGAAAGCGGCCTTTATGCACAGGGCAACGCCTCCTTTGAACAATGGGTTTTCGACGAATACCCCGCCCAGTACGCAGCCCACGGGTTTGACGATCCGGCAGCCACGGCCGAGAGTCCCCC from Candidatus Hydrogenedentota bacterium includes these protein-coding regions:
- a CDS encoding tyrosine-protein phosphatase, which codes for MLAVLLFVAAVFSGGCARVTANFREVDPGAYYRSGQMDATLLDITLRWYGIKTVVNLRGESPDEAWYRREIAVCAERGVAHYDLDWTMKRPPEPESLQAFVGILAEAEGPFLVHCQGGTHRAAVAAACYRLLEGESVEEAREEFGLFFDDAPIGQLLGLYEESGLYAQGNASFEQWVFDEYPAQYAAHGFDDPAATAESPPAVSAMRSKRRAPR